A single window of Achromobacter xylosoxidans DNA harbors:
- a CDS encoding TrbI/VirB10 family protein: protein MSAAPSPSSSPSPQRRTAVSRGLIKIVLITFIAVVLGFVLVRRLAGIAPESAADARARKEEQERAAKEAGNPFAVQRLIADQLRDRLSRNEEAAPKPSNAPQIADQAPTTEPTRTEADARRIEDHRNTVTIAQQEDLSAVEIGFWESQDADEPQTTIGRSSHRDPAGAEAALRDVSTVATAAGIDTSGFSAGGIPGAQPAGGPANTVGQVVGPQASAGRQAGTPGNIKPPLFASAAPSPYYIREGWIIPAVIQQSLNTDAPGTFRAMVTSDVYDSLRGEHLLIERGTALTGEVSTDIAEGQSRILMSVNRMDFPSGGRVALGGWDISDRTGAAGIAAQVDDHFWQRFGSAFGVAAVAALAGHYDKSQNVTINVGSGGSNSGNATSTLTGTAGQALSDTVRQILQRNQSIKRTLTLEPADKINIVVARDLVLDPNIVRSY, encoded by the coding sequence ATGAGTGCCGCTCCCTCCCCTTCCAGCAGTCCTTCGCCCCAACGCCGTACTGCGGTGTCGCGAGGACTGATCAAGATCGTCCTAATCACGTTCATCGCCGTCGTTCTCGGCTTCGTTCTCGTGCGACGGCTCGCTGGAATAGCGCCGGAATCCGCCGCCGACGCCCGCGCTAGGAAGGAAGAGCAGGAGCGCGCCGCCAAGGAAGCAGGAAATCCATTCGCAGTGCAGCGGCTGATTGCCGACCAGCTACGCGACCGTCTCAGTCGGAACGAAGAGGCCGCGCCCAAGCCGTCTAATGCGCCGCAGATCGCTGATCAAGCTCCGACTACGGAGCCAACTCGCACCGAGGCCGATGCCAGGCGGATAGAGGACCACCGCAACACAGTGACAATCGCGCAACAGGAGGATCTCTCCGCAGTGGAGATCGGTTTCTGGGAATCGCAGGACGCCGACGAACCTCAAACCACGATCGGGCGATCATCGCATCGCGACCCAGCCGGCGCGGAAGCAGCACTTCGTGACGTGTCTACCGTCGCTACAGCAGCCGGCATCGACACCTCCGGCTTTTCCGCCGGGGGTATACCTGGTGCGCAGCCGGCCGGTGGCCCCGCCAACACGGTTGGCCAGGTCGTTGGACCGCAGGCCAGTGCCGGCCGACAGGCCGGCACTCCTGGCAACATAAAGCCGCCGTTGTTCGCCTCCGCAGCGCCATCCCCATACTACATCCGCGAAGGTTGGATCATCCCTGCTGTGATCCAGCAGTCCCTGAATACAGATGCCCCGGGCACGTTCCGCGCCATGGTGACGTCGGACGTCTACGACAGCCTACGTGGCGAGCACCTCCTCATAGAGAGAGGCACCGCGCTCACTGGCGAGGTGAGCACGGACATCGCTGAAGGCCAAAGCCGCATCCTCATGTCTGTCAACCGGATGGACTTCCCGAGCGGCGGCCGGGTGGCTCTAGGCGGCTGGGACATTTCCGATCGGACGGGCGCCGCAGGCATTGCTGCACAGGTTGACGACCACTTCTGGCAGCGCTTTGGAAGCGCCTTCGGCGTAGCTGCAGTGGCGGCGCTGGCAGGCCATTACGACAAGAGCCAGAACGTCACCATAAACGTGGGAAGTGGCGGCTCGAACAGCGGCAACGCCACTTCGACGCTGACAGGCACCGCGGGTCAAGCACTAAGCGACACCGTCCGTCAGATTCTCCAACGGAATCAGTCGATCAAGAGGACCCTCACGCTCGAACCTGCGGACAAGATAAACATCGTCGTCGCGCGAGATCTCGTGCTTGACCCCAACATAGTCAGGAGCTACTGA
- a CDS encoding GspE/PulE family protein translates to MDTTIHAPNSPEGQNETLAPPMAPARRVQNLSAVGGDWQAPEYVIDRVVLADDGVLYVDEEHSDDMRVMSYISRLRLNRVSFELRTVSHTEIKRLQQSAKDGAALSMAEGLGNTKTAQQEQINRMISEAASLGASDIHFLPDVDKTYVKYRINGIPESRFTLERAVAEDLISTLYTSMCEKPDNYEPSRKQNARLMERYARQSGLFVCRIATGPAARGRKLVIRLYPDTGDSPKSMAELGYLPEQCAQIRSFGRKTSGIVLVTGTTGSGKSTTLNHYLKQALLQAEGELIVATAEDPVEQPIRVVTVRNGAEAVYVAVQEPIIPAGTSEEDVEAAWVDAIDHMLRSDPDSILIGEIRGKASVRAAIRAALTGHPTLATLHVKDAMSAFDRLEDSGVPRNLLTDPTLFIGIINQALVPVLCRHCSKPFAKAEGELEPGLRDRVRRVCDVSGVRIRGEGCSHCRRGLVGRTVCAEVVSPTPSLMSVYRKNGTFAAQKYWVQEMGGVTQCGHLIRLIEAGRVDPDLGELMVRPLDSDDWLAEGIGPRKARRTRRAQRTLFNRRSSRHGKA, encoded by the coding sequence ATGGACACCACCATCCATGCCCCCAACTCGCCCGAAGGCCAGAACGAGACACTCGCCCCGCCCATGGCGCCTGCACGCCGAGTTCAGAATCTCAGCGCTGTCGGCGGGGACTGGCAGGCGCCTGAGTACGTAATCGACCGCGTCGTGCTGGCCGACGACGGCGTCCTGTACGTGGACGAAGAGCACAGCGACGATATGCGTGTGATGTCATACATATCGCGCCTTCGCCTCAACCGAGTAAGTTTCGAACTGCGGACGGTCAGTCACACCGAGATCAAACGCCTACAGCAGTCCGCGAAGGACGGCGCTGCGCTCTCCATGGCCGAAGGCCTCGGAAACACCAAGACCGCCCAGCAAGAACAGATCAATCGAATGATCTCCGAGGCAGCGAGCCTGGGCGCGAGCGACATTCACTTTCTTCCCGACGTCGATAAGACGTATGTGAAATACCGAATCAACGGCATTCCGGAGAGTCGATTCACCCTGGAGCGCGCCGTGGCGGAGGACCTAATCTCCACGCTCTACACGTCGATGTGCGAGAAGCCCGACAACTACGAGCCGTCCCGAAAGCAGAACGCTCGACTCATGGAGCGCTACGCCCGCCAGTCGGGATTGTTTGTTTGCCGGATTGCGACTGGCCCAGCGGCACGCGGTCGAAAGCTCGTCATCCGTCTCTATCCCGATACCGGAGACTCGCCGAAGTCCATGGCGGAGCTCGGCTACCTGCCCGAACAATGTGCCCAAATTCGATCATTCGGCCGCAAGACGTCCGGAATCGTATTGGTGACAGGGACCACTGGCTCGGGCAAGTCCACCACACTGAACCACTACCTGAAGCAAGCGTTGCTGCAAGCAGAAGGGGAGCTCATCGTCGCGACGGCCGAAGACCCCGTCGAGCAGCCCATTCGGGTGGTCACCGTCCGCAATGGCGCCGAGGCCGTCTACGTGGCAGTTCAGGAACCGATTATCCCGGCAGGCACCAGCGAAGAAGACGTTGAAGCAGCGTGGGTCGATGCCATCGATCACATGCTGAGGTCAGATCCGGACTCGATTCTGATCGGCGAGATTCGTGGGAAGGCCTCGGTGAGAGCTGCTATCCGCGCAGCGCTAACCGGCCACCCTACCCTTGCAACGCTGCACGTCAAGGATGCTATGAGCGCTTTTGACAGGCTCGAAGATTCCGGCGTGCCACGCAATTTGCTCACCGATCCAACCCTGTTCATCGGCATCATCAACCAGGCCCTAGTTCCGGTCCTATGTCGGCATTGCAGCAAGCCGTTCGCCAAAGCGGAGGGCGAACTTGAGCCGGGGCTTCGCGACCGGGTTAGGCGAGTCTGCGACGTATCGGGTGTTCGGATTCGAGGCGAGGGCTGCTCGCATTGCCGCCGCGGCCTGGTCGGACGTACCGTCTGCGCCGAAGTGGTGTCCCCGACCCCCTCACTGATGTCGGTCTACCGTAAGAACGGGACGTTCGCTGCGCAGAAATATTGGGTGCAGGAGATGGGTGGCGTAACCCAGTGCGGGCATCTGATCCGATTGATCGAAGCAGGCCGCGTGGATCCGGATCTCGGCGAGCTTATGGTTCGGCCGCTAGACAGCGACGACTGGCTCGCTGAAGGCATAGGGCCGCGCAAGGCCAGGCGCACGCGCCGCGCCCAGCGGACACTCTTCAACCGCCGGAGCTCTCGTCATGGCAAAGCTTAG
- a CDS encoding TrbG/VirB9 family P-type conjugative transfer protein has protein sequence MRQAISLLAAVIAVLCVGVPAHAQESDVRAEVAQAQKRAGTGPNAAVPMPLDARLVTFNFDRDYDYPVLMRPFTMVHLEFAAGEILKGYYASDTSASRWTFKPARTKRDLFVMSKGDNLLNTATIITNLRTYQVTFVSASKGSYYKRVNWAADPDQDSAVAGLDTFGGNGPMPASPNGPMGSAEWDAPAPAVRSGSSSRAHQGGRPADIVDISKANFDYRVEGSAPFKPAMVFDDGKFTWIQLPADVQEIPAIFALGADGTAELVNFTVRRNYFVVQRLFPDGALLKLRKDEVRIFNRRGKACGLFGCGVSGVKNLNSATYP, from the coding sequence ATGCGTCAGGCCATTTCCCTACTTGCAGCGGTAATCGCCGTGCTCTGCGTGGGCGTCCCGGCGCACGCGCAGGAGAGCGACGTCCGAGCAGAGGTCGCGCAGGCGCAGAAGCGTGCCGGAACGGGCCCGAACGCTGCAGTTCCGATGCCGTTGGATGCGCGGTTGGTCACTTTCAACTTCGATCGCGACTATGACTACCCCGTCTTAATGCGGCCTTTCACGATGGTTCATCTGGAATTCGCCGCCGGCGAGATCCTCAAGGGCTATTACGCGTCGGATACCAGCGCCAGCCGTTGGACGTTCAAGCCGGCCCGAACGAAGCGCGATCTTTTTGTCATGTCGAAGGGCGACAACCTGCTCAACACCGCGACGATCATTACGAACCTCCGCACCTATCAAGTCACCTTCGTCTCAGCATCCAAAGGCTCGTATTACAAGCGCGTCAACTGGGCTGCGGACCCCGATCAGGATTCCGCAGTAGCCGGCCTGGACACCTTCGGAGGCAATGGTCCGATGCCCGCCAGCCCGAACGGTCCAATGGGCAGCGCAGAATGGGACGCTCCGGCCCCAGCCGTCCGCTCTGGCTCATCGTCGCGTGCCCACCAGGGTGGGCGCCCGGCCGACATCGTCGACATTTCGAAGGCGAACTTTGATTACCGGGTGGAAGGTAGCGCGCCGTTCAAGCCCGCCATGGTTTTCGATGATGGGAAGTTCACCTGGATACAGCTCCCAGCCGACGTACAGGAGATTCCCGCCATCTTCGCGCTGGGAGCGGACGGAACGGCAGAGCTAGTCAACTTTACGGTTCGCCGCAATTACTTTGTGGTCCAGCGACTTTTCCCCGATGGGGCACTGCTGAAGCTTCGAAAAGATGAGGTCCGCATCTTTAACCGGCGCGGCAAAGCGTGCGGGCTCTTCGGCTGCGGCGTGTCTGGTGTCAAGAATCTCAACAGCGCGACATACCCATGA
- a CDS encoding TcpQ domain-containing protein encodes MQNRLTHLIVIAWAALMPPIATAAQPEFSAPVPAVYEFNWKQAGDSGISPVQIFDNGKRVYLQFAPGTEIPAIFADAPGGRILLAWEAQSPYIVVPHMEARLAFRLGKREAVAWRAGIPPEGSYTGLATPARQTGSAAVPATREQLAFRRTAADAAAGPDPSYKPIVAPAPALQATAQPLVASMPDGSSLAAFMGVALGGPIAEPKTGDSRSGADVIAPGGATLAPVTTVDVTAATSTAPPVPPPPPVQEWHAETGKTVQQTLDGWAQAAGWQPVKWHPDFDYIIEVPVTLRGEFWDAANDLLAAYDVAKRKFNGLAYRDNKVLEVMERK; translated from the coding sequence ATGCAGAATCGCCTCACCCATCTAATAGTCATTGCATGGGCTGCGCTGATGCCGCCCATCGCCACCGCCGCCCAGCCCGAGTTCTCGGCCCCCGTGCCGGCCGTGTATGAATTCAACTGGAAGCAGGCCGGCGACAGCGGTATCTCTCCTGTGCAGATTTTTGACAACGGCAAGAGGGTGTATCTGCAGTTCGCACCCGGAACCGAGATCCCGGCCATTTTCGCCGACGCACCTGGCGGGCGAATTCTGCTCGCTTGGGAGGCGCAGTCTCCATACATTGTCGTGCCTCATATGGAAGCCCGCCTCGCTTTCAGACTCGGTAAGCGAGAAGCGGTAGCGTGGCGCGCTGGGATTCCGCCTGAAGGCAGCTACACGGGACTGGCCACGCCGGCTCGACAGACGGGCAGCGCCGCGGTCCCTGCCACGAGAGAGCAGTTGGCATTTCGTCGCACTGCCGCTGACGCCGCTGCCGGGCCTGACCCGTCGTACAAGCCAATCGTTGCACCCGCCCCTGCGTTGCAGGCGACCGCACAGCCCCTCGTCGCCTCGATGCCAGACGGCTCCAGTCTGGCCGCGTTCATGGGAGTCGCCTTAGGCGGACCCATCGCGGAGCCAAAAACGGGAGACAGCCGCTCCGGAGCTGACGTCATTGCGCCAGGTGGCGCCACTCTCGCACCCGTCACGACCGTCGATGTCACCGCGGCCACAAGCACCGCTCCGCCCGTTCCGCCGCCACCCCCCGTCCAGGAGTGGCACGCCGAGACGGGTAAGACCGTTCAACAGACGCTCGACGGCTGGGCCCAAGCGGCAGGGTGGCAGCCCGTCAAGTGGCACCCCGATTTCGACTACATCATCGAAGTCCCGGTCACGCTCCGAGGCGAATTTTGGGATGCGGCCAATGACCTGCTAGCTGCGTATGACGTCGCCAAAAGGAAATTCAATGGCCTCGCCTATCGGGACAACAAAGTACTGGAAGTGATGGAGAGGAAATGA
- the pilP gene encoding type IV pilus biogenesis protein PilP produces the protein MNEAKLAYEKTSRVEDRSATGVPTVRSVQGIGGKLSAILVYAGGAQATARAGEDIPGGYRVKSISVDRVVLTRNGQDLRLGFSAEAPQSVTEGSVRLTSPFPGAAVPFQPGR, from the coding sequence ATGAATGAAGCAAAACTGGCCTACGAAAAGACGTCTCGCGTCGAAGATCGCAGTGCGACCGGCGTTCCTACGGTTCGGTCTGTACAAGGGATTGGAGGGAAGCTATCCGCCATTTTGGTGTACGCGGGCGGCGCGCAGGCCACAGCTCGCGCAGGCGAGGACATCCCCGGAGGCTATCGCGTGAAATCAATTTCCGTAGACAGGGTGGTCCTTACGCGGAACGGTCAAGACCTACGCCTGGGCTTCTCGGCGGAAGCCCCCCAAAGCGTTACCGAGGGCTCTGTTCGCCTGACGTCTCCCTTCCCCGGGGCCGCGGTTCCATTCCAGCCTGGAAGGTAA
- the pilO2 gene encoding type 4b pilus protein PilO2, translating into MGPKQPEPGRVIVISAGGKSLVSGLYWQTLSQPQKVMKEAREIGKRDGMDIVAIRRLPTIIQAGFVRKQAGVQKGMFSLASIVADLLLRKEGQSTLDPLIAAFAVGDGRFAIVAFKDGGVVPDSDVVFDTLAQAQDAVRALYALLSSKGKEVTVYAPSELDFGGDASVTLEVLARAATRDHKLKPLRFGLSRREWLLLALSVAAIIALTIVYMVWRQHEREREERLERLRQAELERVRKDSGQDVRPAALVHPWTTTPSVPAMISHCIAAARSTPLDVAAWELRAQNCTPSSYEAAYARRPGATVMEFRAAAAAVFPPGYAVSIQADADQATVRVMSKAPAGGDDEMLEIGHRVDSLVSHLQKQLIPIKVAPKAPPTHSTPNEQVGEPAPDWSTATFEIVSDWPAASVFAGFDTRGVRLLEQSTSLKERKLSYTLKGEIYGK; encoded by the coding sequence ATGGGTCCGAAACAACCAGAACCCGGCCGGGTGATAGTGATCTCGGCCGGCGGAAAGTCCCTCGTTTCCGGTCTGTACTGGCAGACACTTTCGCAACCCCAAAAGGTCATGAAAGAGGCGCGCGAGATCGGCAAGCGAGACGGTATGGACATCGTCGCTATTCGCCGACTGCCCACAATCATCCAGGCCGGCTTTGTGCGCAAGCAAGCGGGAGTTCAGAAAGGCATGTTCAGCCTCGCCTCGATCGTGGCGGACCTGCTGCTGCGTAAAGAGGGGCAGTCCACGCTCGACCCCCTTATTGCGGCCTTCGCGGTCGGAGATGGGCGATTCGCCATTGTCGCGTTCAAGGATGGCGGCGTGGTGCCTGACTCGGACGTTGTTTTCGACACTCTGGCTCAGGCACAGGACGCAGTGCGCGCTCTTTACGCGCTGCTCTCTTCCAAGGGGAAGGAAGTCACCGTCTACGCCCCATCCGAGCTCGACTTTGGCGGTGATGCATCTGTCACGCTGGAGGTACTCGCCCGAGCTGCCACGCGCGATCACAAGCTAAAGCCGCTTCGCTTCGGGCTGAGTCGCCGCGAATGGCTTCTCCTGGCCCTTTCGGTGGCGGCGATCATCGCGCTCACCATCGTCTATATGGTCTGGCGCCAGCACGAACGCGAGCGCGAAGAACGCCTTGAACGGCTCCGCCAGGCCGAGCTGGAGCGCGTTCGGAAAGATAGTGGCCAGGACGTTCGGCCTGCCGCTTTGGTACATCCATGGACGACTACGCCCTCCGTGCCCGCGATGATTTCGCACTGCATAGCAGCCGCGAGATCGACACCACTGGATGTCGCTGCATGGGAACTCCGCGCGCAAAACTGCACGCCGAGTTCATACGAGGCGGCATATGCGCGGCGGCCCGGCGCCACGGTCATGGAGTTCAGAGCAGCAGCGGCAGCGGTGTTTCCCCCGGGATACGCCGTGTCGATCCAGGCGGACGCCGACCAAGCGACAGTGCGCGTCATGTCCAAAGCGCCTGCGGGAGGCGACGACGAGATGCTGGAGATCGGACACAGGGTGGATAGCCTTGTCTCCCACCTCCAGAAGCAGCTTATTCCGATCAAGGTCGCGCCAAAGGCTCCGCCTACTCACAGCACCCCCAACGAGCAGGTAGGCGAGCCCGCCCCGGACTGGAGCACTGCGACCTTCGAAATCGTCAGTGATTGGCCTGCCGCCTCCGTCTTCGCCGGTTTTGACACGCGCGGCGTGCGGCTGCTGGAGCAGTCTACGTCCCTCAAGGAGAGAAAGCTCTCCTACACGCTTAAAGGAGAGATCTATGGAAAGTAA
- a CDS encoding PilN family type IVB pilus formation outer membrane protein, translating into MMRKAIVIAIAFATTLSGCALQRIKDTEARVDDAYGEHAASAASMRKTRDRAVEVIDRPWVSKTPITRPSAAAYPAPLQCPITFVPAAPISVFEFGQTVTALCGVPVRITPDAITALSGGARTAARTPDMTPPTGSGGPIPPGGVGALSAGSSLPSMSARDTTISGIRWDGKPLPGLLDAVTSRLGLSWTFRDGAVQIHYLDTRVFRIYAIQSKTNMQSVVQSGTQLASSGTSGQGAAGATSSSGSGGSTVSGGSTQTTMVSIESNLAEDVDRMIKSMLTPGLGQSSLSVSTGTVAVTDTPDVLSRIAAYLKTENRNITRQALFNITVAVVQRTETDDQGLDLTAVYKSLNGNYGITVANAFTAASSAGSASIGILDTATGTAGQFAGSKAILRALSSQGRVSIVTQPSVTTLNYQPVPVQVAKQTSYLAAVSNTATAQVGSTSALTPGTVTTGFSMDLLPFMIDSDQMLLQFTMNLSTDPRLRTVTSGDNSIEVPEVDSRIFSQRVRLRSGQTLILSGFEQNVDRGNRSGMFSPSNWLTGGGGSTNNRREVVVILITPIVLDDDSEIHESGGSAGDYRATAS; encoded by the coding sequence ATGATGAGAAAAGCAATTGTGATCGCGATCGCATTCGCGACGACCCTGTCTGGCTGCGCTCTGCAGCGCATTAAGGATACCGAGGCGCGCGTGGACGATGCCTACGGCGAGCACGCCGCCAGCGCAGCCAGCATGCGAAAGACCCGAGATCGCGCAGTGGAGGTAATCGATCGCCCGTGGGTATCGAAGACGCCAATTACGCGGCCGTCTGCGGCCGCATATCCCGCACCCCTTCAATGCCCAATCACATTTGTCCCTGCCGCTCCGATCAGCGTATTTGAGTTTGGACAAACGGTGACGGCGTTGTGCGGAGTGCCCGTCAGGATCACCCCTGATGCCATCACAGCGCTGAGCGGTGGTGCACGCACCGCCGCCAGGACGCCTGATATGACCCCACCGACGGGATCCGGGGGGCCGATCCCCCCAGGCGGGGTCGGCGCCCTCAGCGCAGGCTCATCGCTGCCCTCGATGTCCGCACGAGACACAACGATCTCCGGCATTCGTTGGGACGGCAAGCCCCTACCGGGGCTGCTCGATGCCGTGACCTCACGACTGGGCTTGAGCTGGACTTTCCGTGATGGCGCCGTCCAGATCCACTACCTGGACACCCGAGTCTTTCGCATATACGCAATCCAGTCCAAGACCAACATGCAGTCTGTCGTGCAATCTGGCACCCAGCTTGCATCATCCGGCACTAGCGGTCAGGGTGCCGCCGGCGCCACGTCTTCCTCAGGCTCAGGCGGGAGCACCGTGTCAGGCGGCTCCACACAGACGACGATGGTTTCGATTGAATCGAACTTGGCGGAGGATGTGGACCGGATGATCAAAAGCATGCTCACTCCAGGTCTGGGCCAATCGAGCTTGTCCGTCAGCACTGGGACCGTGGCGGTCACGGACACGCCGGACGTGCTCAGCCGCATCGCGGCCTATCTCAAAACAGAGAACCGAAACATCACGCGACAGGCCCTTTTCAACATCACCGTGGCAGTCGTGCAGCGGACAGAGACAGATGACCAAGGCCTCGACTTGACTGCTGTGTACAAGTCGCTGAACGGCAACTACGGAATCACTGTCGCCAATGCCTTCACCGCAGCCTCTAGCGCGGGCTCGGCCTCAATCGGAATCTTGGACACCGCAACCGGCACAGCCGGCCAGTTCGCTGGCTCAAAAGCCATTCTCCGCGCGCTGTCGAGCCAAGGTCGCGTATCGATCGTGACACAGCCCTCGGTCACGACCCTCAACTATCAGCCTGTCCCAGTCCAGGTAGCAAAGCAGACCAGCTATCTTGCTGCAGTATCCAACACCGCCACGGCTCAAGTTGGCTCAACCTCGGCGCTCACACCGGGGACCGTCACGACCGGCTTCTCCATGGATCTTCTCCCGTTCATGATCGACAGCGACCAGATGCTGCTGCAGTTCACGATGAACCTCTCAACAGATCCTCGCCTGCGCACGGTCACGAGCGGCGACAACTCCATTGAAGTCCCGGAGGTGGACAGCCGAATCTTCTCCCAACGTGTACGCCTCCGATCAGGTCAGACGCTGATTCTCTCCGGCTTCGAGCAGAACGTCGACCGCGGGAACAGGAGCGGGATGTTCAGCCCATCAAACTGGCTCACGGGCGGTGGGGGCTCCACGAACAATCGACGCGAGGTGGTCGTGATTCTAATCACCCCTATCGTCTTGGATGATGACTCCGAGATTCACGAGTCTGGCGGCAGCGCTGGCGACTACAGAGCAACAGCGAGCTGA